From Anthonomus grandis grandis chromosome 20, icAntGran1.3, whole genome shotgun sequence, the proteins below share one genomic window:
- the LOC126747935 gene encoding uncharacterized protein LOC126747935 — protein MLKPLAQLKEMDNDDPNIYCDGLIEHYEQQPDEMENICLAEFAAYYDFFKKQAETKANGLPLKDGSGVLVKRGHAKILAYRSYGLQQDPLNYCREQIMLYIPWRNEVDEVENENIDQQTIYKDRYQEIVANRQKFNVLDEQVIDEALKLAEDRSNQLDDGGFGGEIDDEFMPYGLDNPIYDPFNHIIDKKDDEAPVKHIAFPTPHQISDSEYEALISKLNHKQYQFLNVVQDSLIEGETFYCTLSGPAGTGKSHLITAITQSLLRHFNSIPGNNPESLKVLLCAPTGKAAFNIGGITLHAALSLPVSQYGEELIPLHHDTVNTIYCNLYDLKLIIIDEYSMVGARLFDHINSRLQQIFKSDAIFGNISIILCGDNRQLPPVRDMYIFCPVKTNPYKELCGTYLWDHFKYFELSEIMRQSEDKSFAVALNNMAFGKMTDEDVQLIKSREVDSIDQIPEDTMHLFCTNAEVDAFNEMKLSTFKTERAVSQARDVIKGSCSERLKNLFLEHAKSLKKGESFGLMLNLILQVDAKYMISMNVDTSDGIVNGATGILRQIDYDRSKIPFRVWMEFFDSKSGQECRKRNESLRKSMGVLYTWTPIERAARAVKIQKGSNVHVERLQFPLVISEGITIHKSQGATYKQVAVHIGNRMTRTSTYVACSRATKLSGLYIIGKFKAPKPATEKDAAYKELEIKIEDDITTLIQLWYRSFQK, from the exons TTTTAGTTAAAAGGGGTCATGCTAAAATTTTAGCCTACCGTAGTTATGGACTTCAGCAAGACCCTCTTAACTATTGTAGGGAACAAATAATGCTATACATCCCATGGCGAAATGAAGTGGATGAAGTTGAAAATGAGAACATTGATCAACAGACCATATACAAAGATCGATACCAAGAGATTGTTGCAAATCGACAAAAGTTCAATGTCTTAGATGAACAGGTAATCGATGAAGCCCTGAAACTTGCCGAAGACCGATCAAATCAATTAGACGATGGTGGATTCGGTGGAGAAATCGATGATGAGTTTATGCCTTATGGACTAGACAACCCCATTTATGATCCATTCAATCACATCATCGATAAGAAAGACGATGAAGCGCCAGTAAAACATATCGCTTTCCCAACGCCTCATCAGATAAGCGATTCAGAGTATGAAGCCCTCATAAGCAAACTGAATCACAAGCAGTATCAGTTCCTTAATGTCGTGCAAGATAGTCTAATTGAAGGGGAAACTTTCTACTGCACACTTAGTGGTCCAGCAGGTACAGGCAAAAGTCACCTGATTACGGCAATAACCCAGTCGTTATTGCGCCATTTCAACTCAATACCGGGAAATAATCCTGAAAGTTTAAAAGTGTTACTTTGTGCGCCTACAGGTAAAGCGGCATTTAATATCGGGGGTATAACCTTACATGCGGCATTATCGTTACCCGTTAGTCAGTATGGTGAAGAACTAATTCCGTTACACCATGACACCgttaatactatatattgtaatttgtatgacttaaaattaattatcataGATGAATATTCCATGGTTGGCGCCAGATTGTTTGACCATATTAACAGTAGATTGCAGCAAATCTTTAAATCTGACGCcatctttggaaatatttcaataattttatgcgGCGATAATCGTCAATTACCCCCAGTAAgggatatgtatattttttgcccAGTAAAAACAAATCCGTATAAAGAATTATGCGGAACGTATCTGTgggatcattttaaatattttgaactttcagAAATAATGAGACAGAGTGAAGATAAGTCTTTTGCAGTTGCCCTCAATAATATGGCGTTTGGTAAAATGACCGACGAAGATGTGCAATTGATCAAGTCCAGGGAAGTCGACAGTATTGACCAAATTCCTGAAGACACTATGCATTTATTTTGCACCAATGCAGAAGTAGATGCATTCAATGAAATGAAACTGTCTACATTTAAAACCGAGCGAGCCGTAAGTCAAGCCAGAGACGTTATCAAAGGGAGTTGCTCAGAAcgactaaaaaatttatttctggaacacgcaaaaagcttaaaaaagggGGAGAGTTTTGgcctaatgttaaatttaatattgcaggTAGATGCCAAATATATGATTTCAATGAATGTGGACACCAGTGATGGAATAGTCAATGGTGCAACAGGCATCCTACGTCAAATAGACTATGACCGAAGTAAAATTCCATTCAGAGTGTGGATGGAGTTCTTCGATTCCAAGTCAGGCCAGGAATGCCGCAAGAGAAACGAATCCCTTAGGAAGTCTATGGGTGTGTTATACACTTGGACGCCCATAGAAAGAGCTGCCAGAGctgttaaaattcaaaaaggcAGCAATGTTCACGTTGAGCGTCTTCAGTTTCCTCTTGTAATCAGTGAAGGAATTACAATCCACAAGAGTCAAGGTGCCACCTACAAACAGGTGGCTGTTCACATTGGAAATCGCATGACGAGAACCAGTACCTATGTTGCTTGTAGTCGGGCCACAAAGCTAAGTGGCCTCTACATCATTGGTAAGTTTAAGGCCCCTAAACCGGCAACCGAAAAGGATGCTGCTTATAAAGAACTg gAAATTAAGATTGAAGACGATATTACTACTTTGATACAACTCTGGTACCGCTCTTTCCAAAAATAG